In a single window of the Methanofollis ethanolicus genome:
- a CDS encoding phenylacetate--CoA ligase family protein: MMMWDPRVEEMPVEDVKKLQYRLLKTLVYRLYSFSDFYHTRMREAGVHPDDVRTLGDITKLPFMHKSDLRDNYPNRIFTAPQEEIARYHVSSGTTGKPTVVGYTANDLELWTTSLARALTSCGVGRGDVFQVSYGYGLFTGGLGLHYGVERVGATVLPTSTGNTERQIELMQDLHVTAIACTPSYLMHLGETAGKMGISIANDTDLRLAVLGAEPWSEQMRKKIQENLGIKAYDIYGTSELSGPMFTECAEQNGIHIWGDIAYPEIIDPETGEQLPPGEKGELVMTILKKEALPMIRYRLGDITSLDDSVCACGRTSPRITRIRGRVDDMLIVRGINVFPSQVEHTLMGIPEVDGSAFQIEVDRRGALDSMLVRVEMSKEAFSDKINELMKVRAKVVHQLKSSLNVAADVELVAPGTLPRFEGKAKRVIDRRVY, translated from the coding sequence ATGATGATGTGGGACCCCCGCGTTGAAGAGATGCCGGTCGAGGACGTGAAAAAACTCCAGTACCGACTGCTGAAGACGCTCGTCTACCGGCTGTACAGTTTTTCCGACTTCTATCACACGCGGATGCGGGAGGCCGGCGTCCACCCCGACGACGTCAGGACGCTCGGCGACATCACGAAACTCCCCTTCATGCACAAGAGCGACCTGCGGGACAACTACCCGAACCGGATCTTCACCGCCCCGCAGGAGGAGATCGCCCGTTACCATGTCTCGTCCGGGACGACCGGCAAGCCCACGGTCGTCGGCTACACCGCAAACGACCTTGAACTCTGGACCACTTCCCTCGCCCGCGCCCTCACCTCCTGCGGCGTCGGCAGGGGCGACGTCTTCCAGGTGAGTTACGGCTACGGCCTCTTCACCGGCGGCCTCGGCCTCCACTACGGCGTCGAAAGGGTGGGGGCGACGGTGCTCCCGACGAGCACGGGCAACACCGAGCGGCAGATCGAACTGATGCAGGACCTCCACGTGACGGCGATCGCCTGCACCCCGTCGTATCTCATGCACCTCGGCGAGACCGCCGGGAAGATGGGGATCTCGATCGCAAACGATACCGACCTCCGTCTCGCCGTCCTCGGGGCCGAACCCTGGTCCGAGCAGATGAGAAAGAAGATCCAGGAGAACCTCGGGATCAAAGCCTACGACATCTACGGGACGAGCGAACTCTCGGGTCCGATGTTCACCGAGTGCGCCGAACAGAACGGCATCCATATCTGGGGGGACATCGCATACCCCGAGATCATCGACCCGGAGACCGGCGAGCAACTCCCGCCCGGGGAGAAGGGCGAACTGGTGATGACCATCCTGAAAAAGGAGGCTCTGCCAATGATCCGGTACCGCCTGGGGGACATTACGTCCCTCGACGACTCGGTCTGTGCCTGCGGCCGGACGTCGCCGCGGATCACGCGTATCCGGGGCCGCGTCGACGATATGCTCATCGTGCGCGGGATCAATGTCTTCCCGTCGCAGGTCGAGCACACTCTCATGGGCATCCCCGAGGTGGACGGGTCGGCCTTCCAGATCGAGGTGGACCGCCGCGGCGCGCTGGACTCCATGCTCGTGCGGGTGGAGATGAGCAAGGAGGCCTTCTCCGACAAGATCAACGAGTTGATGAAGGTGCGGGCGAAGGTCGTCCACCAGTTGAAGAGTTCCCTCAATGTGGCTGCCGACGTCGAACTCGTGGCGCCGGGAACGCTCCCCCGCTTCGAGGGGAAGGCAAAGAGAGTGATTGACCGGAGAGTGTACTGA
- a CDS encoding dockerin type I repeat-containing protein, translated as MTLTKICLLSVCVLAMVCGVACAADIAVQESMVETGEGAFTIAASDLDAIEGVGFRLSYDPDYLEITGVTNISAGYVNHHAHDGTLSVALIFPEALTATAEEPLVSVAYVTRSDEPGSVRMTLHDSEYSVGYQNLAFAHETCDTLSFRKMVADTVKDGTWSALTPAGLRYEVVPGATIRAPSLSRGERSVLLGDLAVRKCAGGSWTDVPRSNVSVAGDGRVTISGDPGAAAKLDLAFTGRVIGDANGNGVVNSADARDGARHLAHLSALDETGVFYGDVNGDGVLDEGDVRDMAGYTVGLLDEHFQQR; from the coding sequence ATGACACTGACGAAGATATGCCTGCTGTCGGTCTGCGTCCTGGCGATGGTCTGCGGCGTGGCCTGCGCGGCAGATATTGCAGTACAGGAATCGATGGTCGAGACCGGCGAGGGGGCGTTCACGATCGCCGCCTCCGACCTGGACGCGATCGAAGGAGTCGGGTTCAGGCTTTCATACGACCCCGACTACCTGGAGATCACCGGGGTGACGAACATCTCTGCGGGGTACGTGAACCACCATGCGCACGACGGCACCCTCTCGGTGGCGCTCATCTTCCCGGAGGCCCTGACGGCGACCGCTGAAGAACCTCTCGTCTCGGTCGCGTATGTCACCCGGTCGGATGAACCCGGATCTGTCAGGATGACGCTGCACGACTCCGAGTACAGCGTCGGCTACCAGAACCTGGCCTTCGCCCACGAGACCTGCGACACCCTCTCCTTCAGAAAGATGGTGGCCGACACGGTGAAGGACGGCACCTGGAGCGCACTGACCCCCGCGGGTCTCAGGTACGAGGTTGTGCCGGGCGCGACTATCCGGGCACCGTCTCTCTCCCGCGGCGAGAGGTCGGTCCTCCTGGGCGACCTGGCGGTGAGAAAGTGTGCCGGGGGATCGTGGACCGATGTGCCACGGTCGAATGTCAGTGTCGCCGGCGACGGCAGAGTTACGATCTCGGGAGACCCGGGTGCCGCCGCAAAACTCGACCTGGCCTTTACCGGGAGGGTCATCGGCGATGCGAACGGCAACGGTGTCGTGAACTCCGCGGATGCACGCGATGGTGCACGACACCTGGCGCATCTGTCGGCCCTCGATGAAACGGGCGTCTTCTACGGCGACGTGAACGGCGACGGCGTCCTTGACGAGGGCGACGTGCGTGACATGGCCGGATATACCGTCGGTCTCCTGGACGAACATTTCCAGCAGAGGTGA
- a CDS encoding ACT domain-containing protein — protein MAEKKYIIKQVSIFSENKPGRLAAIARALEEAGINILAFSIAEANGFGVVRALVNKPEKAHDCLTKLGFMISFTDVIAVAMRDEPGGLFEIARILGDAGVNIEYSYAYSGKDAAVLILRVDQVEEGIDRILAAGGKLLSVDLFQ, from the coding sequence ATGGCTGAGAAGAAGTATATCATCAAGCAGGTCTCGATCTTTTCGGAGAACAAGCCCGGTCGCCTTGCGGCGATCGCCCGCGCCCTCGAAGAGGCCGGGATCAATATCCTCGCCTTCTCGATCGCGGAGGCGAACGGCTTCGGCGTCGTGCGGGCGCTGGTGAACAAGCCGGAGAAGGCCCACGACTGTCTCACGAAACTCGGTTTCATGATCTCCTTCACCGATGTCATCGCCGTCGCCATGCGCGACGAGCCCGGCGGGCTCTTTGAGATCGCCCGCATCCTCGGCGACGCCGGGGTCAATATCGAGTACTCGTACGCCTACTCGGGCAAGGATGCGGCGGTGCTCATCCTGCGGGTCGACCAGGTCGAGGAAGGGATCGACCGGATCCTGGCCGCGGGCGGGAAACTGCTCAGCGTTGATCTTTTCCAGTGA